One genomic segment of Hymenobacter psoromatis includes these proteins:
- a CDS encoding NUDIX domain-containing protein has protein sequence MPDSCSSPNNSLLTPYAGKVRVRVGGLLVRAGGILLAAHRGLLPGSAPFWSPPGGGWAFGEGLKEALRREFQEETGLAVRVGRQLHLHEFRRDQLQALEIFFEVTAEDPTATPCLGHDPEHAPDQQLLTELAWLTPRQLLALPLAQVHPVLRGLLSTDDVFVPQVILDS, from the coding sequence ATGCCAGATTCTTGTTCTTCACCAAACAATTCATTATTAACTCCTTATGCCGGTAAAGTGCGGGTGCGGGTGGGCGGACTGCTGGTACGGGCGGGCGGCATTCTGCTGGCGGCCCACCGGGGCCTGCTGCCGGGTAGCGCGCCGTTTTGGTCGCCGCCGGGCGGGGGCTGGGCCTTCGGCGAAGGCTTAAAAGAGGCATTGCGGCGCGAGTTTCAAGAGGAAACCGGCCTGGCCGTGCGGGTGGGCCGGCAGCTGCACCTGCACGAGTTTCGGCGCGACCAGCTTCAGGCGCTGGAGATTTTCTTCGAAGTAACGGCCGAGGACCCTACCGCTACCCCCTGCCTGGGCCACGACCCTGAGCATGCCCCCGACCAGCAGCTACTCACCGAGCTGGCCTGGCTTACGCCGCGCCAGCTGCTGGCCCTACCCCTCGCCCAAGTGCACCCCGTGTTGCGCGGTCTGCTCAGCACCGACGATGTTTTCGTTCCTCAGGTCATTTTGGATTCTTAG
- a CDS encoding DUF3822 family protein, with product MTTPVRLRDDTFAPTNPIAYHLYALAGPRRLRVAALEVARQKIVAFDDLPLPAADPLAALAGHELLGQSGWARLRLALTGGASTLLPAPLYRPGDEAAYLSLHHELTSTEDALAYALPLPTPATDLVSVFAVPRATAEWLNTVHGPSARLLPQASALLAGLLHQRGPGPGPRQLYLSLADHELSVVVLGPQLEFSNTYAVHTAEDVAYYTILVMQELGLNPDQDMVTIWGELTGESATFSLLATYVRHLRFGMRPAGVQYFYYLNDIADCRHFDLFSLAFAA from the coding sequence TTGACAACTCCTGTGCGCCTGCGCGACGACACCTTTGCGCCCACCAACCCGATAGCTTACCACCTATATGCCCTGGCTGGCCCCCGCCGCCTGCGCGTAGCCGCCTTGGAGGTAGCGCGCCAGAAAATTGTGGCCTTCGACGACCTGCCGCTACCCGCTGCCGACCCGCTGGCCGCCCTGGCCGGGCACGAGCTGCTGGGCCAGTCCGGCTGGGCGCGGCTGCGGCTGGCTCTGACCGGCGGGGCCAGTACCCTGCTGCCGGCCCCCCTCTACCGGCCCGGTGATGAGGCCGCCTACCTAAGCCTGCACCACGAGTTGACTTCTACCGAGGATGCTTTGGCCTACGCCCTACCCCTACCTACGCCGGCTACCGACCTGGTGAGCGTTTTCGCCGTGCCCCGCGCCACGGCTGAATGGCTGAATACCGTGCACGGCCCCAGCGCCCGCCTGCTACCCCAGGCCAGCGCCCTGCTGGCTGGCTTGCTGCACCAGCGCGGCCCTGGTCCCGGTCCGCGCCAGCTGTACCTGAGCCTGGCCGACCACGAGCTGAGCGTGGTGGTGCTGGGCCCGCAGCTTGAATTCAGCAATACCTATGCCGTGCATACGGCCGAGGATGTAGCGTACTATACTATCCTGGTGATGCAGGAGCTGGGCCTTAATCCAGACCAGGACATGGTCACTATTTGGGGAGAGTTGACCGGCGAATCGGCGACGTTTAGCCTACTTGCTACCTACGTGCGGCACTTGCGTTTCGGCATGCGCCCGGCGGGTGTACAGTATTTCTACTATCTGAATGATATCGCGGATTGCCGGCATTTTGACTTGTTTAGTCTGGCTTTTGCAGCATAA
- the coaD gene encoding pantetheine-phosphate adenylyltransferase, with the protein MKKIALFPGSFDPFTNGHLDLVRRGVELFDELIIAIGTNSSKQRYLPLDWMLAQLETLFQDEPRVVVRPYQGLTAEFARQTGARYLLRGLRNTLDFEYESAIGQANRQLNHELETVLLVTSPTLAAISSTIVRDVHRFGGDASLFVPFALPPVM; encoded by the coding sequence ATGAAAAAAATCGCGTTGTTTCCCGGTTCGTTCGACCCCTTTACCAACGGGCACCTCGACCTCGTGCGGCGCGGCGTGGAGTTGTTCGATGAACTGATTATTGCCATCGGTACCAATAGCAGTAAGCAGCGCTACCTACCCCTGGACTGGATGCTGGCCCAGCTCGAAACCTTATTTCAGGACGAGCCGCGGGTAGTAGTGCGCCCTTACCAGGGCCTCACCGCCGAGTTTGCCCGCCAGACTGGCGCCCGCTACCTACTGCGCGGCCTACGCAATACCCTTGATTTTGAGTACGAAAGCGCCATTGGCCAGGCCAACCGCCAACTCAACCACGAACTGGAAACGGTGCTACTCGTGACTTCGCCCACGCTGGCGGCTATCAGCAGCACCATCGTTCGCGACGTGCACCGCTTCGGGGGCGATGCGTCGCTTTTCGTGCCTTTCGCCCTACCCCCGGTTATGTAA
- a CDS encoding DUF4199 domain-containing protein, translated as MAARPTPISQSTTQPTPEQNGVRFGLITATVLCVYTLLAVLTGFFARIEAGSLDVLILVTGSVLAIRHLSKVRNGQLAYLGGYGTGIITALVASVILALFFIAIDWIFPKTVNLTQVHNLFNVDLSVLIAALAIVLMGAMTGVITSLIAMQYYKAEPIDPLKMTP; from the coding sequence ATGGCTGCCCGCCCGACCCCTATTTCTCAAAGCACCACGCAACCTACCCCCGAGCAAAACGGCGTCCGTTTTGGCCTAATAACGGCGACTGTACTCTGCGTTTACACCCTGCTTGCCGTGCTGACGGGCTTTTTTGCCCGTATCGAAGCCGGCAGCCTCGATGTGCTTATCCTGGTCACGGGCTCGGTACTGGCCATTCGCCACCTTAGCAAAGTGCGCAACGGCCAGTTGGCTTACTTGGGCGGCTACGGCACGGGCATTATTACGGCGCTGGTGGCCTCGGTCATTCTGGCTCTGTTTTTTATCGCCATCGACTGGATTTTTCCTAAAACAGTGAACCTGACGCAGGTACATAATCTATTTAATGTGGACCTATCGGTGCTGATTGCCGCCCTGGCTATCGTGCTAATGGGTGCCATGACGGGTGTTATCACCTCGCTCATTGCGATGCAGTACTACAAAGCTGAGCCGATTGACCCCCTGAAAATGACCCCTTAG
- a CDS encoding ABC-F family ATP-binding cassette domain-containing protein: protein MISTTNVSLRYGKRVLFEDVTVKFLPGNCYGLIGANGAGKSTFLKILSGELEPNTGSVELPAGQRLAVLKQNQFAYDDQQVLQTVIQGHQRLWAVMSEKDALYAKADFSDADGERAAILEGEFADLEGWNADYEAAELLSGLGITEDKHYSVMSDLGASEKVRVLLAQALFGNPDVLLLDEPTNNLDAESVLWLENFLDGFQNTVIVVSHDRHFLDAVCNYMADLDFSKITMYPGNYGFWYESSQLALRQRQDVNKKTEDKRKELEEFVRRFSANASKSKQATSRQKLLQKLTLEEIKPSSRRYPYIAFKPEREAGNQLLSVEGISKKVDGQSVLKNVSFTLAKGDKIAIVGRDDRAASLLFDILFKEATADKGKADWGTTITPSYFPKENSSFFQAGDMNLVDWLRQYSTDKDESFVRGWLGRMLFSGEESQKKPNVLSGGEKVRCMLSKMMLESGNVLVLDDPTNHLDLESIQALNNGLRDFTGSLIFASHDLQFIETVANRIIELTPEGIIDRRMNYEEYLADDTLKAQRQKMYQLA from the coding sequence ATGATTTCCACGACCAACGTGAGCTTGCGCTACGGCAAGCGGGTGCTGTTTGAAGACGTAACAGTGAAGTTTTTGCCCGGCAACTGCTATGGCCTGATTGGGGCCAACGGTGCCGGCAAGTCGACTTTTCTCAAGATTTTGTCCGGTGAGCTGGAGCCTAACACCGGCTCGGTGGAGCTGCCCGCCGGCCAACGCCTGGCCGTACTCAAGCAGAACCAGTTTGCCTACGACGACCAGCAGGTGCTTCAAACCGTGATTCAGGGCCACCAGCGGCTGTGGGCGGTGATGAGCGAAAAGGATGCGCTTTATGCCAAGGCCGACTTTTCAGACGCCGACGGCGAGCGCGCGGCCATTCTGGAAGGCGAATTTGCCGACCTGGAAGGCTGGAACGCCGACTACGAGGCCGCCGAGCTGCTCAGTGGCCTGGGCATCACCGAAGACAAGCATTACTCGGTGATGTCGGACCTCGGGGCCTCGGAAAAAGTGCGCGTGCTGCTCGCGCAGGCCCTGTTCGGCAATCCCGACGTGCTACTGCTCGATGAGCCGACCAACAACCTCGACGCGGAGAGCGTGCTCTGGCTCGAAAACTTCCTGGACGGCTTTCAGAACACGGTTATCGTGGTGAGCCACGACCGCCACTTCCTCGACGCGGTGTGCAACTACATGGCCGATTTGGATTTCTCGAAAATCACGATGTACCCCGGCAACTACGGCTTCTGGTACGAGAGCAGCCAGCTGGCCCTGCGCCAGCGCCAGGACGTGAATAAGAAAACCGAGGACAAGCGCAAAGAATTGGAAGAATTCGTGCGCCGCTTCTCGGCCAATGCCTCCAAATCGAAGCAGGCCACCAGCCGCCAGAAGCTGCTGCAAAAGCTGACACTGGAGGAAATCAAGCCTTCGTCGCGCCGCTACCCCTACATCGCCTTCAAGCCCGAGCGCGAAGCCGGCAACCAGCTGCTGAGCGTGGAGGGGATAAGCAAAAAGGTGGATGGGCAATCGGTGCTCAAAAACGTGTCGTTTACGCTCGCTAAGGGGGATAAAATCGCCATTGTGGGCCGCGACGACCGGGCTGCTTCGCTGCTGTTTGATATTTTATTCAAGGAAGCAACGGCCGACAAGGGCAAGGCCGACTGGGGTACGACCATCACGCCCAGCTACTTCCCGAAGGAAAACAGCAGCTTCTTTCAGGCCGGTGATATGAACCTAGTGGACTGGCTGCGCCAGTACTCGACCGATAAGGACGAGAGCTTCGTGCGCGGCTGGCTGGGCCGGATGCTGTTCTCGGGCGAGGAGTCGCAGAAGAAGCCCAACGTGCTGAGCGGGGGCGAAAAAGTGCGCTGCATGCTGAGCAAGATGATGCTCGAAAGCGGCAACGTATTGGTGCTCGACGACCCCACGAACCATTTGGATTTGGAAAGCATTCAAGCCCTGAACAACGGGCTCAGAGACTTCACCGGCTCGCTTATCTTCGCCTCGCACGATTTGCAGTTTATTGAGACGGTAGCCAACCGCATTATCGAGCTCACGCCCGAGGGTATCATCGACCGCCGCATGAATTATGAGGAGTACCTGGCCGATGACACGCTGAAGGCACAGCGCCAGAAAATGTATCAGTTGGCGTAG
- a CDS encoding SPOR domain-containing protein has product MKRLLLPLLLSATALLGPGRALAQQKPALNTAPPGTTPPPVRSAQRAPAADTANVAPTIPVYTPAPVGQQAPATPTPAALPQPSQGSPSGLELPGREQTRKAAQQHADQYTKLFVYSGIGLGYSSFYGYSNFNFNISPALGYRINDRLSVGPGITYTYNYYGQDNGSYGGPSSSISTSSYGFKVFGQLMVINNFFIHAEYESTNAQFVLVDQNNVYTGTVRRTVQTPLAGVGYRSQISRRAAADIVLLYNFKDNYNSIYPNPVIRFNFLFNIGH; this is encoded by the coding sequence ATGAAACGTCTGCTTTTGCCGCTACTGCTAAGTGCTACCGCGCTGCTAGGCCCTGGCCGCGCCCTAGCCCAGCAAAAACCCGCGCTGAATACGGCTCCGCCCGGCACTACCCCGCCGCCGGTTCGGTCCGCGCAGCGGGCCCCGGCCGCCGACACGGCCAACGTCGCGCCTACTATTCCGGTCTACACGCCGGCCCCGGTGGGCCAGCAAGCACCGGCGACCCCTACCCCGGCGGCACTGCCCCAGCCCAGCCAGGGTAGCCCCTCGGGTCTGGAGCTACCCGGCCGTGAGCAAACTCGCAAGGCCGCGCAGCAGCATGCCGACCAGTACACCAAGCTTTTCGTGTACTCTGGCATTGGCCTGGGCTACAGCTCTTTCTACGGATACAGCAACTTTAACTTTAATATTTCGCCAGCGTTGGGCTATCGCATCAACGACCGGCTGTCGGTGGGGCCGGGCATTACCTACACCTATAACTACTACGGGCAGGATAATGGCTCCTACGGCGGCCCCAGCAGTAGCATCAGCACCAGCAGCTACGGGTTCAAGGTATTTGGGCAGTTGATGGTAATTAATAATTTCTTTATTCACGCCGAATACGAATCTACCAACGCTCAATTTGTGCTCGTAGACCAGAACAACGTGTATACGGGTACCGTGCGCCGCACCGTGCAAACGCCGCTGGCGGGCGTAGGCTACCGCTCACAAATCAGCCGCCGCGCCGCCGCCGACATCGTGTTGCTGTATAATTTTAAGGATAATTACAATAGCATTTATCCCAACCCGGTAATTCGGTTTAATTTCCTGTTTAATATCGGCCATTAA
- a CDS encoding lmo0937 family membrane protein, with amino-acid sequence MGNLLYIIAVILIIIWALGFFGVLGAGIAGNSLIHILLVIAIIAILLRVISGRNPV; translated from the coding sequence ATGGGTAATCTGCTGTACATCATCGCCGTTATTCTCATCATCATTTGGGCGCTGGGTTTCTTCGGCGTTTTGGGCGCGGGCATCGCGGGCAATAGCCTGATACATATTCTGCTGGTAATTGCCATTATTGCCATCCTGCTACGGGTTATCAGCGGCCGCAACCCGGTGTAG
- a CDS encoding 3-hydroxybutyryl-CoA dehydrogenase, which translates to MHVAVIGSGTMGNGIAHVFAQHGFAVSLIDVNQPALDRGLATITKNLDRQVAKATLSADDKAATLGRLCTHVSLAEGVAEAELVVEAATENVDLKLQIFRELDKYAPAGAILASNTSSISITKIAAVTQRPAQVIGMHFMNPVPVMKLVEVIRGYATSDDVTRRVMELARQLGKTPTEVNDYPGFVANRILMPMINEAIISLFEGVAGVVEIDTVMKLGMAHPMGPLQLADFIGLDVCLAILRVLHEGLGNPKYAPCPLLVNMVMAGRLGLKSGEGFYQYTPGSKDLVVARHFQH; encoded by the coding sequence ATGCACGTTGCCGTTATCGGCTCGGGTACGATGGGCAATGGTATTGCCCACGTTTTTGCCCAGCACGGCTTTGCCGTTTCGCTCATCGATGTCAACCAGCCAGCCCTTGACCGAGGCTTGGCCACCATTACCAAAAACCTGGACCGGCAGGTAGCCAAGGCTACCCTCAGTGCCGACGACAAGGCCGCCACCCTGGGCCGCCTGTGCACCCACGTGAGCCTGGCCGAGGGCGTAGCCGAAGCTGAGCTGGTGGTAGAAGCCGCCACCGAAAATGTGGACCTCAAGCTCCAGATTTTTCGCGAGTTGGATAAGTACGCGCCGGCCGGAGCCATCCTGGCTAGCAACACGTCGTCCATCTCTATTACCAAAATCGCGGCCGTAACCCAGCGCCCGGCCCAGGTTATCGGGATGCACTTTATGAACCCCGTGCCGGTAATGAAGCTGGTAGAAGTTATTCGCGGCTACGCTACCTCCGACGACGTGACGCGGCGCGTGATGGAGTTGGCGCGCCAGCTCGGCAAAACCCCCACGGAGGTCAACGACTACCCTGGCTTTGTGGCCAACCGCATTCTGATGCCCATGATTAACGAGGCCATTATCAGCCTGTTTGAGGGGGTAGCGGGCGTGGTGGAGATTGATACCGTGATGAAGCTCGGCATGGCCCACCCGATGGGACCCTTGCAACTCGCCGATTTTATTGGCCTTGACGTGTGCCTGGCCATCCTGCGGGTGCTGCACGAGGGCCTCGGCAACCCCAAATATGCGCCTTGCCCGCTGCTGGTGAATATGGTCATGGCCGGCCGTTTGGGCCTGAAGTCGGGCGAAGGCTTTTACCAGTACACGCCCGGCTCAAAAGACCTAGTAGTGGCCCGCCACTTTCAGCACTAA
- the msrA gene encoding peptide-methionine (S)-S-oxide reductase MsrA has product MEHATFGAGCFWCVEAVFQNLKGVEKVVSGYAGGRIKNPTYKEVCSGMTGHAEVIDIAFDPAVISYKDLLEIFWKTHDPTTLNRQGNDTGTQYRSVIYYNTDEQKQLAEEYKKKLNDGHAFPNPVVTEITAAPEFYVAENYHQNYFNMHGHEPYCQFVAKPKVDKVKALFGEKLKEGVA; this is encoded by the coding sequence ATGGAACATGCAACGTTTGGGGCCGGCTGCTTTTGGTGCGTCGAAGCCGTATTTCAGAATTTGAAGGGGGTAGAAAAAGTAGTTTCCGGCTATGCTGGAGGCCGCATTAAAAACCCCACTTACAAGGAAGTGTGCAGCGGTATGACTGGCCACGCCGAAGTAATTGATATTGCGTTCGACCCGGCCGTTATTTCCTACAAAGACTTGCTGGAAATATTCTGGAAAACCCATGACCCGACCACGCTCAACCGCCAGGGCAACGACACGGGCACGCAGTACCGCTCGGTTATTTATTATAACACTGACGAGCAAAAGCAGCTCGCCGAAGAGTATAAAAAGAAGCTCAACGACGGCCACGCTTTCCCCAACCCCGTGGTAACGGAAATCACGGCCGCGCCGGAGTTTTACGTGGCCGAGAACTACCATCAGAACTACTTTAATATGCACGGCCACGAGCCCTACTGCCAGTTTGTAGCCAAGCCCAAAGTAGATAAGGTGAAAGCGTTGTTTGGCGAGAAATTAAAAGAAGGTGTAGCGTAA
- a CDS encoding 2,3,4,5-tetrahydropyridine-2,6-dicarboxylate N-succinyltransferase: MATPNTLLDRFAAQEAIEHAWADRTLLDQPETKAAIEHTIEELDKGHLRVAEPSAEEGGEWTINEWVKKAVILYFPLRQMHTQEVGPFEFHDKMALKTDYAAQKVRVVPPAVARYGAYLAPGVILMPSYTNIGAHVGEGTMVDTWATVGSCAQVGRHVHLSGGVGLGGVLEPVQAAPVIIEDGAFIGSRCILVEGCRIGKEAVIGAGVTITGSTKIIDVTGPEPKEYKGYVPPRSVVIPGTIPKQFPAGEYQVPCALIIGQRKPSTDLKTSLNDALRDFGVSV; encoded by the coding sequence ATGGCTACCCCCAACACCCTGCTCGACCGCTTTGCCGCCCAGGAGGCCATCGAACACGCCTGGGCCGACCGCACCCTGCTCGACCAGCCCGAAACCAAAGCCGCCATCGAGCACACCATCGAGGAGCTGGACAAAGGCCACCTGCGCGTGGCTGAGCCGTCCGCCGAGGAAGGCGGCGAGTGGACCATCAACGAGTGGGTCAAAAAGGCCGTTATCCTCTACTTCCCGCTGCGCCAGATGCACACCCAGGAGGTCGGCCCTTTCGAGTTTCACGACAAAATGGCCCTCAAGACCGACTACGCCGCCCAGAAAGTACGCGTGGTGCCGCCCGCCGTGGCCCGCTACGGGGCCTACCTGGCCCCCGGCGTTATCCTGATGCCCAGCTACACCAACATCGGCGCGCACGTGGGTGAGGGCACGATGGTGGATACCTGGGCCACCGTGGGCTCGTGCGCCCAGGTGGGCCGGCACGTGCACCTGAGCGGGGGGGTAGGGCTCGGCGGCGTGCTGGAGCCCGTGCAGGCCGCTCCCGTTATCATCGAAGACGGCGCATTTATCGGCTCGCGCTGCATCCTGGTCGAGGGCTGCCGCATTGGCAAGGAGGCCGTCATTGGTGCGGGCGTCACTATCACTGGCAGCACCAAAATCATCGACGTGACCGGCCCCGAGCCCAAGGAATATAAAGGCTACGTGCCGCCCCGCTCGGTCGTTATTCCGGGTACCATTCCCAAGCAGTTTCCGGCGGGAGAATACCAGGTGCCGTGCGCGCTGATTATCGGCCAGCGCAAGCCCAGCACCGACTTAAAAACGAGTCTGAATGACGCGCTACGGGATTTTGGGGTGAGCGTGTAG
- a CDS encoding glycosyltransferase encodes MLASVLKPVDDTRMLGKFARILAEAGARVAVAGQASAEAQPGAGITQYPIFQGARLSLARLLAQVRYWRLLRQLRPGLVIVHAPELLPLTLLWRALGRGREFLYDIRENYALNVRTQRVYRGLVRRMLAAGLRWVEGAAARRAAAVLLAEASYADELPFLRALPPSRVLVLENKYQPALGEALPPLARPMPAAAEPLRLLFSGTISGLNGVWEAISLARALGATWRGGAVLTIIGFCQQPALLRELQAVAAAESAWLTLVGGAELVPHARIVAALGSAHLGLLPYQPHPSTARCRPTKLFEYLAHGLPVLIPDNPLWTSVVRAHGAGLVVDFAEPARAAAAVVAALPAARFYPAGVPTGPVLWAGEGKKLGHLLESLGLGPTFATPLT; translated from the coding sequence TTGCTCGCCTCCGTTCTAAAGCCCGTGGACGACACCCGGATGCTGGGCAAGTTCGCGCGCATCCTGGCTGAAGCGGGCGCGCGGGTGGCTGTGGCCGGGCAAGCCAGCGCGGAGGCGCAGCCGGGAGCGGGCATCACGCAGTATCCCATTTTTCAAGGCGCGCGGCTGAGCCTGGCGCGGCTGCTGGCGCAGGTTCGCTACTGGCGCTTGCTACGGCAGTTACGGCCCGGCTTGGTTATCGTGCACGCGCCGGAGCTGCTGCCGCTGACGCTGCTGTGGCGAGCGCTGGGGAGAGGCAGGGAATTTCTGTACGATATCCGCGAAAATTATGCGCTCAACGTGCGTACCCAACGGGTATACCGCGGGCTGGTGCGGCGGATGCTGGCGGCGGGCCTGCGCTGGGTGGAAGGCGCGGCGGCGCGGCGGGCGGCGGCCGTGCTGCTGGCCGAAGCCAGCTACGCCGACGAGCTACCCTTTTTGCGTGCCCTACCCCCCAGCAGAGTGTTGGTACTCGAAAATAAGTACCAGCCCGCTCTCGGTGAAGCCCTACCCCCCCTGGCGCGCCCCATGCCAGCAGCCGCCGAGCCGCTGCGGCTACTGTTTTCGGGCACCATCTCGGGGCTGAATGGGGTATGGGAAGCGATATCGCTGGCGCGGGCACTGGGAGCCACGTGGCGGGGCGGGGCGGTGCTGACCATCATCGGCTTTTGCCAACAACCAGCTTTGCTGCGCGAGCTGCAAGCCGTGGCGGCGGCCGAAAGCGCCTGGCTCACGCTGGTGGGCGGGGCCGAACTGGTGCCGCACGCCCGCATCGTGGCCGCGCTGGGAAGCGCCCACCTGGGCCTGCTGCCCTACCAGCCGCACCCCAGCACGGCCCGCTGCCGGCCTACTAAATTGTTCGAGTACCTCGCCCACGGCCTCCCTGTTCTTATTCCTGATAACCCACTCTGGACCAGCGTAGTGCGAGCGCATGGGGCGGGCCTGGTAGTCGATTTTGCCGAGCCGGCGCGGGCGGCGGCGGCCGTGGTAGCAGCCCTACCGGCCGCGCGCTTTTACCCCGCGGGCGTGCCCACCGGCCCGGTTTTGTGGGCGGGCGAGGGCAAAAAATTAGGGCATTTGCTGGAAAGCCTGGGCCTGGGGCCGACCTTTGCGACC